From the genome of Triticum aestivum cultivar Chinese Spring chromosome 3B, IWGSC CS RefSeq v2.1, whole genome shotgun sequence, one region includes:
- the LOC123069638 gene encoding uncharacterized protein produces MASIVLLLSELLGGAGSTSMLEASCYMGGHSLREFRPAAAATGDRAPPEPKLSTEAKDEEPSSLDLEDLSTVSRISVDVMWP; encoded by the coding sequence ATGGCTTCGATCGTGCTGCTGCTGTCGGAGCTGCTCGGCGGCGCGGGGAGCACCAGCATGCTGGAGGCCAGCTGCTACATGGGCGGCCACAGCCTGCGGGAGTTCCGGCCCGCGGCGGCGGCCACGGGCGACCGGGCGCCGCCGGAGCCGAAGCTGTCCACGGAGGCCAAGGATGAGGAGCCGTCGTCGTTGGACCTGGAGGATCTCTCCACCGTGTCCAGGATATCGGTGGACGTGATGTGGCCCTGA
- the LOC123069637 gene encoding uncharacterized isomerase BH0283, producing MGKKAIRYAVVDAFATEPFKGNPAAVCLLHDDNAADERWMQSVATEFNLSETAFLVRDFSRPASAAPLFHLRWFTPVTEVDLCGHATLASAHFLFTAVLPEHGMIEFMTKSGILTAKKVLAPGGAGEAHGKLFIELNFPMIDFLDCNEMPSIPETLNGAPVASVHKSAADGDLIVELSSAKQVADILPNMDEIKKLSCGGIMVTGPAPAGSGYDFFTRLFCPKFGMDEDPVTGSIHCVLGPFWGRKLGKQKLTAFQASPRGGTLYLELDDANRRVKIQGETVTVMTGTLLA from the exons ATGGGCAAGAAAGCCATCCGATACGCCGTG GTGGATGCCTTCGCGACCGAGCCGTTCAAGGGCAACCCCGCCGCGGTGTGCCTCCTCCACGACGACAACGCCGCGGACGAGCGGTGGATGCAGTCCGTCGCCACCGAGTTCAACCTCTCGGAGACCGCCTTCCTCGTCCGCGACTTCTCCCGGCCCGCCAGCGCCGCCCCGCTCTTCCACCTCCGATGGTTCACTCCCGTCACCGAG GTCGACCTGTGTGGGCACGCGACGTTGGCCTCCGCCCACTTCCTCTTCACGGCCGTTCTCCCGGAGCATGGCATGATCGAGTTCATGACCAAGTCCGGTATCCTGACTGCGAAGAAAGTTCTTGCGCCAGGGGGCGCAGGCGAGGCCCACGGGAAGCTGTTTATTGAGCTGAATTTCCCCATGATTGATTTCCTGGACTGCAACGAGATGCCGTCGATTCCGGAGACCCTAAACGGCGCACCAGTGGCCAGTGTTCACAAATCGGCGGCCGACGGTGATCTCATT GTGGAACTTTCTTCAGCAAAACAGGTTGCCGACATACTTCCTAACATGGATGAAATTAAAAAGTTGTCATGTGGTGGTATCATGGTTACAGGACCGGCACCTGCTGGCTCTGGTTATGACTTCTTCACACGTTTATTCTGCCCAAAATTTGGGATGGATGAG GACCCTGTTACTGGCAGTATACATTGTGTATTGGGACCCTTTTGGGGTAGAAAGCTTGGGAAGCAAAAACTGACGGCATTTCAA GCATCTCCGAGGGGTGGAACGCTATACCTGGAACTGGATGACGCAAATCGGAGAGTGAAAATCCAAGGAGAAACTGTTACTGTCATGACCGGGACGCTCCTGGCGTAA
- the LOC123069639 gene encoding rhomboid-like protein 14, mitochondrial encodes MGIGMSSGRQDFAGRTLPLLAVQMLLQYGPAGASRPPLTAALIAANALVYFRPGAIDAHLPRLRHVMFNPHLIIKFGDLRRFFLSAFYHLSEGHFFMNMASLLRTGAKLETSMGSPEFACMVVSLLGLSQGFTLLLSKGLLSLGNDIAYYQYSAGFSGVLLGMNVVLNAREGDVVWHGVTVPAKYAALLELLFIHAFNPEAHLICNVGGILAGLAYLLLRHGPERLAPMFSDIAYAVSQPARFAKKLLRSAAHGRGSSVRHHVAPAQEEVGQGMRWRCITCSCDNSRHADVCEMCSTPHPDHAFSRRRHLQDGGNNELSVEEICHRRLERFGG; translated from the exons ATGGGGATCGGCATGAGCAGCGGCCGGCAGGACTTCGCCGGCCGGACGCTGCCGCTGTTGGCTGTGCAGATGCTTCTACAGTACGGCCCGGCCGGCGCAAGCCGCCCGCCCCTGACGGCCGCACTGATCGCCGCCAATGCGCTGGTGTACTTCCGGCCGGGCGCCATCGACGCGCACCTCCCCCGGCTCCGGCACGTCATGTTCAACCCCCACCTCATCATCAAG TTCGGCGACCTGAGACGTTTCTTCCTCTCAGCTTTCTACCACTTGAGTGAAGGTCACTTCTTCATGAACATGGCTTCTCTCTTGCGCACGGGGGCAAAGCTTGAAACATCAATGGGCAGTCCTGAGTTTGCTTGCATGGTGGTTTCCTTGCTTGGCCTTTCTCAGGGCTTCACATTGCTCTTGTCTAAAGGTTTGCTTTCGCTCGGCAACGACATTGCGTATTATCAGTATTCTGCTGGATTTAGTGGAGTGCTGCTTGGCATGAATGTTGTGCTGAATGCCCGAGAAGGCGATGTTGTCTGGCATGGGGTGACCGTTCCTGCAAAGTATGCGGCATTGCTTGAACTACTATTCATCCATGCTTTCAATCCGGAGGCACACTTGATTTGCAATGTTGGTGGGATACTTGCTGGCCTGGCCTACCTTTTGCTGAGGCACGGTCCAGAACGGCTCGCTCCTATGTTTTCAGACATTGCATACGCTGTGAGTCAGCCGGCGAGATTTGCTAAGAAACTTCTGAGGTCAGCAGCACATGGTCGGGGGAGCAGTGTCCGGCACCATGTTGCACCGGCGCAAGAAGAGGTTGGGCAAGGTATGCGGTGGAGATGCATAACATGTTCTTGTGACAACTCGCGTCACGCAGATGTCTGCGAGATGTGCAGCACTCCGCACCCGGACCATGCCTTTTCCCGCAGACGGCATCTCCAAGACGGTGGAAACAACGAGCTCTCAGTCGAGGAGATCTGCCATAGGAGGCTCGAAAGATTTGGAGGATGA